TATTTCGCTGTGTGCCGATTGTATTCGGTGGACAGCAGGAATCGGAAAGCACCGTATGGTTTGTTTTCCGTATTTGAAGGTAAATGAGTAATTGAAAACGAAAGCGCAATGGGGCGCTTCAAACACTAAGGATAAGCAATGAATCCGATTATTAAAAAATTCCAATATGGTAAAGATACCATCACTCTGGAAACGGGCCGTGTTGCTCGCCAGGCGACGGGTGCAGTATTGGTCAGTATGGGCGACACCAGTGTGTTGTGTACGGTAGTTGGCGCCAAACAAGCTAAGCCAGGACAAGACTTTTTCCCTTTGTCTGTTCACTACCAAGAGAAAGCCTATTCTGCGGGTAAAATTCCCGGTGGCTTCTTCAAGCGTGAAGCTCGCCCTTCCGAAAAAGAAACCCTAACTTCACGACTGACTGATCGACCGATCCGTCCATTATTCCCGAATGGTTTTCTGAATGAGGTGCAGGTTGTCTGTACCGTTGTGTCTGCTGAAAAAAATGTAGACCCTGATATTGTTGCGATGATTGGTACTTCCGCCGCGTTGTCGATTTCCGGAATTCCATTCAGTGGCCCAATTGGCGCCGCACGTGTTGGCTACAGCCAGACTGAAGGTTATATCCTTAACCCAACATACTCTGCGTTGGCCGAATCTGAATTGAATATGGTTGTCGCCGGCACCAAAGATGCTGTGCTGATGGTTGAATCTGAAGCGAATGAACTGCCAGAAGATATTATGTTGGGTGCCGTACTTTACGCCCACCAGGAAATGCAGGCTGTTGTTCAGGCTGTTGAAGAGTTGGTTCGTGACGCGGGTAAAGAAAAGTGGGTGTGGGAAGCGCCAGCTATTAACGAAGAATTACAGGCTGCCGTTGCTAGTGGATTTGAAGATTCTATTGGCGTTGCTTACCGTATTACTGATAAGACCAAGCGTTACGATCGTTTGTCCGAGTTGCGGTCTCAAGCCATTCAGGAATTGGTCAGTGAAGATGCTGGTATCGACGCAGACGATGTTAAAAAGCTGTTCGCCAAGCTTGAAAAGCACATCGTACGTACCCGTGTTGTTGCCGGTGAGCCGCGAATTGACGGCCGCGACAGCAAAACTGTACGTCCGTTACATATTGAAGTAGGTGTTCTGCCTAAGGTTCACGGCTCTGCGCTGTTTACCCGTGGAGAAACCCAGGCTTTGGTCGTTTCTACCCTTGGTTCTGCACGTGATGCACAAATTATTGATGCATTGGAAGGTGAGCGTAAAGACAACTTTATGCTGCATTACAACTTCCCTCCCTACTCTGTAGGTGAGTGCGGTCGTATGGGGGCTACTAATCGTCGTGAAATTGGTCACGGCCGTTTGGCTCGACGTGGTATTGGCGCAATGCTGCCAAAGGCAGAGGATTTCCCTTACACCATGCGTGTTGTTAGTGAAATCACAGAATCCAATGGCTCTAGTTCTATGGCCTCTGTGTGTGGTTCTAGTTTGGCGTTGATGGATGCGGGTGTTCCACTTAAAGCGCCAGTGGCGGGTATTGCCATGGGCCTTGTTAAAGAGGAAAACGGCTTTGCTATTTTAACCGATATCTTGGGTGATGAAGATCATCTTGGTGATATGGACTTTAAAGTGGCCGGTACTGCCAATGGTGTAACTGCTTTGCAGATGGACATCAAAATCGAAGGCATTACTGAAGAGATTATGGAAAAAGCGCTGGAGCAAGCTTTGCATGCTCGATTGCATATCCTCACCGAAATGAACGCGGTAATTGCTGCTCCTCGTGAGAAGTTGTCTGAGAATGCTCCTCAGTATCACACCATGAAAGTTGATCCAGACAAGATCCGCGACATCATTGGTAAGGGCGGTGCAACCATTCGCTCCATTACCGAAGAAACCGGTGCGACGATTGATATCGACGATGATGGTACAGTGAAAATCTTCGGTGGTGATGGCGACAGCCTCAGCGGTGCTGTTACCCGTATCGAAGAAATTACAGCGGAAGCAGAAATCGGTCAGACGTATCCGGGTAAAGTTGTACGTATTGTCGACTTCGGCGCATTTATTAACTTCTTGCCGGGTAAAGACGGTTTGGTACACATTTCTCAAATCGCCCATGAGCGCGTGCAGAATGTTACTGACTACCTGAGCGAAGGTCAGGAAGTAGATGTGAAATGTCTGGATATAGACCAGCGTGGGCGAATCAAGCTCTCTATTAAAGAGTTGTTGCCGGTTCCAGACGCTGCTGAACAAGGTGGTTCTGACGACGCCGAGTAAGCTAAGCATGTTACTTAATTAAATTAAAGCCCGCACATGCGGGCTTTTTTCTGTACGCAGGAAATTAAATGCGTTATTTACTGTTTTTATTAATATTGACTGCGGCCACAGTATCGGCCGAAAAATTACCTAAGATTGAGCTTGGCGTTGGCTTTGCTACTCAGCACTTAAGAGATTATCGAGGCTCAACCGAAGCACAAACTCAGAGCTTACCATTTCCATTTTTAATCTATCGGGGGGAGAGGTTTCAAGCCGATAAAGACGCTATTAAGGGGCGTTTTTTGGAAGGTGATAACTGGGAGTTAAACCTCAGTGCCGAAGGCGCACTAAATGGTGGCAGTGGAGGGAATAGCGCGCGTGCTGGCATGCCTGAACTGAATTCCGCGGGTGAAATTGGACCTTCTTTGAATATAAACTTAAGTGGTGAGAGTGTGGATGAAGGCTGGGTTTTCCGCTTTCCGGTTCGGGCTGTGTTAGCGGTTGATACGTCTAGTATTGAGCATATTGGTTACAACGCCAACCCCAAGTTTACTTTCCGTAAGCCCGATGTGTGGCGTGGTTGGAATGGTAAAGTAGACTTGGGTGCTTTATGGGCCACGCAGGCGTATCACCAATACTATTATGGTGTCGATGACGTACATGTAACGCCTGAGCGTAACTTTTATGCTGCAGAATCTGGTTTTAGTGGCACCTATTTGAAAACGTCGATGAAGAAGCGCGTGGGTAAATTTTGGCTGGGCTGGAATTTACGTTATGACTATTTAGGTGCAACGGTGTTTCAAGACAGTCCGCTTATGGAAACTGACCACTATTTTTCGACGACCTTTGCCGTTAGTTATTTTTTCTGGCGCAGCCAGTAACTAAATTACGGTTAAGGGTGAAGTATTTGTTCCATAATCCAGCTGGTATGCACGGCACTGCGCGCGCTAGCGGGATGAGGGGCGCCTTCAATCAGCGTGTCTCGCATCGCCTGCACATGAGGAAGCTGCACATGGTGCGGGTGTTCAATTAATGACTCGGTGCGACCTTCGCTGTTTTCTAGTATTACGGGTGTGTCATCAAATACGGCGAAGCGAATTTTACCTTCGCTGCCTTCAATTGTTACGTGGTCTTGCTGGTCATGGCAGCCGAAGTTCCAGCAACCGCTTCCCATTACACCGTTATTATGGCGCCAACAGGCGACGATGGCGTCTTTAGCTGAATACAACGATTGTTGGTTGGCAGAGAGCCCAAAAATTTGCGTTATGTCACCGAGCAAATAGCAGAGCAAGTCCAGCCCGTGGCTGGCAAGGTCATCAAAGTAGCCGCCGGGAGCCACTTTGGCATCGGTTCGCCAGTTAGGCTGCGCCGTTTCATCCTGAAGGCTCGGGGGTTTGGTTAGGTTCCAGTGTACTTGGCGGAGGGAGCCTATAGCATTGTCCGTTAGCCAGGTATGTATTTGCTGGAATCTGGGTAGGGTGCGGCGGTAATAGGCTACAAACAAGGGTAGGTTTCGCTGCTCGAAGGCTTGTTGAATTGTAACGCAGGCCTGGTAGCTCGGCGCCATTGGCTTTTCGATACAGCAGGGCTTGCCGGCCTGGGCTACTTGTAATGCATAGGCTTGATGGCTGTCGGGTGGGGTTGCAATGTACACCGCGTCTATGTTGTCTGCGGTGATAAGCGCCTCGGCGGAATCATAAACGTCTGCAACTTTGTGGCGTTTTGCGTAATCTTCGGCTTTATCACGATTTCTACGCATCACTGCCTGTAGAATAAAATCGTTGGTATATTGGTAGGCGGGGCCGCTCTTTACTTCGGTCACATCGCCGCAACCGATGATGCCCCAGCGAACAGGTTGTTTTGCGAAAATGGGTTTCGTCATTTTTTTGTTCGGATACAATGAATGGTTGGTGTTTGAACAAGTATACGATAGATAAGGGTAACGCATATGAAATTGTCCATTCACGAAACACGCGTTTTGGGCGTGTTAATGGAGAAGGGGATAACCACACCGGATCAGTATCCGCTTTCATTAAATGGGCTAACCACGGGTTGCAATCAAAAAACTAACCGAGAGCCAGTGCTGAGTTTGAGCGAAGCAGACGTGCAGGCAGCAATTGACTCGCTCACCGAAAAAAGCCTAGTAAGCGAAGTAAGATTTGGTGGCAGGGTTGCCAAGTATCAACACCGATTTAGCGGTACAGAATTCAGCGCTTTTAAATTTAATGCGCAGCAAGCGGGTATTTTATCTTTACTGTTCCTAAGGGGGCCGCAAACACCGGGAGAATTACGAACGCGCGCCAACCGCATTTGTGAGTTTAAAGATGTTCAGGAAACCGAAGCCGCTCTGAGTGGCCTGATGGATATATCGGGTGGGCCTTTTGTTGTGCGCTTGGAACGAGAGCCTGGGCGCAGAGAGTCGCGCTATGCTCACCTTTTTTGCGATGAAGCAGCGATTAAATCGCTTGTGTCCGTGAGCAATAGTGGCGCTAGCGGTACGATTAATGAACCACAAATGACTGAACCCGTTGGTGCGACTGTTGATGCCGAGTTGAACGAGCGTGTTGAGTTACTTGAGCTGATCGTAGAAGAGTTACAAAATACAGTCGCCGACCTTAAAACACAACTGGATACATTAAGCTGATGAATATGGAGAACCCGATGGAGCAGGAATTACAACAAATAAATGAAATTTATACGCTGATGACCGAGTTTTTGGTGACCTACAGCTTTCAATTGGTGGGCGCGGTTCTGATTTTTTTCATTGGTTTTATTATCTCCGGTAAAATTGGTAGTGGTATTCAGCGCCTGTGTGAATCTCGTGATATAGATGTGACGCTGAGCCGATTTATTGGCAGTGCCATGCGCATCATTATGGTGATGATGGTTACCATTATCGCGCTGGGCAAGCTTGGTATTAGCGTTACACCCTTCGTGGCTGCCATAGGAGCTTTAACCTTTGGTATAAGCTTGGCTGCTCAGGGATTAATTTCGAATTACGGTGCGGGGGTCAATATTATTATCGGTCGCCCGTTTGTGGTGGGTGATACCATTTCGGTCTGTGATGTGGGTGGGGTGGTTACCGAAGTTACCCTTGGTTATACCCGACTGATAAATGAAGACAATGTGATCATTACTATCCCCAATAAGCATGTCTTGGGTGAGATTTTACATAACTCTAGTGGTGACACGTTGGTTGAAGCTGAGGTGGGTGTTGCTTATGCCAGCGACATGGATCGCACCGTTAGCGCAATAAGGGAAGCAATATTGCAGACAGAGGGCATAGGAGAAGATGCTATTGCTCAAGTGGGCATCGATAATTTTGGTGATAGCAGTGTAAATATTGGCATACGCTATCGCGTACCTACAACACAATTTTTTGCACTGAAATTTGCCGTTAATAAAAATATATATACCGCCTTACAGCAGGCAAATATTGAAATACCTTTCCCACAACGAGAAGTAAAAATGCTCTAACCCCTTTGGGCTTTAGGCATTTGCTAGCTGAGCTGTTGCTGGAGGTAGTCGATGATATCGAGTGATTCGTACAGCCATTCGCCTCGACCATTGCTATGGGTAATGTGTAACGCTGGCACCTGAGATTTACCGCCTTCTTTGCTGAGTTTTAGGCGCGCGTCGTAATCTTGCGATACGTTGACGCCGCTGATTTTCAAATTCATGTTATCTAGCGCGTGGTATACACGTCGACAGAAGCCGCAGGTGGGGCGGTGGTAAAGGACAACGTTGTCCAGGGTCATTGCGGCGTTTGGGGCGGTCATAAAAACTCCTGTTGGATGGCGCTAAAAGCATTATAACGACACTGCCGAGAGCAATAAACTCCCTTCTATCTAGTGAGCTGATAATAAAAAACTATGAAAGTCCAAAACCTTGATAGCTCTGAGCCTTTTTCCGTGCGAGTTGAAGCGCTGCTTGCGCAAATGACGCTGGAAGAAAAGCTGGGGCAAATGATGCAATTGGCGGCCCGTGACGGTGATTTTGATAGCTACATAGAACGTTATCACCTAGGTTCGTACTTACATGCCGTGGGTGATGAGGTTGTGCGCCTACAGAACCTGAATCAAGATCGATCTCGGCTTAAAATCCCACTGATTTTTGGTATTGATGCTATTCACGGTCACTGCCTTGAGGATCAAACCACGGTGTTTCCTGTGCAGTTGGCGATGGCCTGCACCTGGAATACCGATTTAATCAAGCAAATGGGACAGGTCACCGCTAACGAAGCCCGTGCGAGCAATCTGCACTGGACGTTCTCACCGGTACTCTGCATGGGCCGCGATCCGCGCTGGGGGCGCACAAGTGAGACCTTTGGAGAGGACACGTTACTGGTGTCCACCTTTGCTGCGGCACTTTGCGAGGGCTACCAAACGGCGGAGTACCCCCTTGCGGCTTGTGCCAAGCACTATGCCGCTTATGGTGAGGCCAGTGGTGGCAGAGATTCCGCCGACGTACACGTGTCTGAGAGAGTGCTGAGGAACCTGCTGCTGCCACCTTTTGAACACTTGGCGCAAAGTGGCTGTAAAACCTTTATGGCGGGCTATCAGTCCCTTAATGGCGAGCCTTGCTCTAGCAATATTTGGTTAATGAACGATGTGTTACGCAAGGAGTGGGGTTACCAAGGGGTGGTAGTCACCGATTGGAATAATTGTGGGCAGATGGCTACCTTGCAAAATGCGGCCGTTGATTTAAAAGAGGCCGTATTTCAATGTTTGCAGGCTAGCAATGATGTTTTTATGGCAACTCCGGACTTCTTTGACCTAGCCAAAGAGCTAATCGCTGAAGGGCGTATCGCTGAATCCCGCATTGATGAGAGTGTTCGGCGCATATTGAAATTGAAGTTTGAGCTGGGTCTTTTCGACGAATTAAAGGCGCCCGATCGAAAAACCCTGCTTGCCGATAAAAATCGCTGGGATCTTGCGCTGCAGGCAGCCCAGGAATCTGTGACGCTGGTAAAAAATACCGGGGTGTTACCGCTGAGTAGTGCTACTCGGCGCATCTTGCTGGTAGGTGAAAATGCAGATTGCTTGCGTAATCAGTTGGGTGACTGGTCATTTATCCCTGGTATGGCGGCCTATGAGGATACAACATCACACCGGGCCGATACCGTTACTTTGTACCGCGCACTTCTGGATTACTGTAAGCGCGATGGTATCGAGCTTGTATATCTGGGTGCTGATTTTGTGGGGCCCGAGAGAGAGCAAAGTGATTATCAATATATACAGCAACAGGCGGCCGAGGCGGATGTTATTCTATTCTGTGCGGGGGATGCGTTAAAACAATATGGCGAGTTTCACGATCGCGCCGATTTAAATTTGCCCGGTAACCAGAACCCGGCATTTGAAATACTGCAGGGCTCGGGTAAACCGCTGGTGAGTGTCTTATTAATGAGTAAGCCCCATTGCGTAAGCCGGGTATTAGACAAATCTGACGCAGCACTGGTTGTTTTCAACCCTGGTGCCAAGGGTGGGGTGGCCATTGCAGACTGCTTGTTTGGTAGCTTTAACCCTTGTGGTCGCTTACCTATAAGTTTTCCTCGCCATGTTGGTCAATTACCGGTGTATTACAATCAGTCGCCCGGTTGGCATGCGCGGCTATCGGCACACTACGGTGGCCAAGATGCCTATGTTGATTTGCCCTCGTCGCCACTGCTGGCCTTCGGTGAAGGTATCAGTTACAGCAATATTGAATACGGCGAGGCTCGACTTTCCTGTAAGCACCTATCGGCACCGGAAAAGGCTGTTGAACTTTCGCTATCACTAACCAACAACAGTGATTGCGATGCGATTGAAATAGTACAGCTCTATTGTCAGCTTTGGATTCCGGGTGTTACCGGGCCCGCAAAGCAGTTATTGAAGTTTGAGCGGATTTGCGTTGCTGCGGGTGAATCCTCGCAAGTGGTATTTCATTTGATCTGTGAGGATTTTATTGTGTTGAACAGAGCGCTCAAAAAATGGCGCTACCAAGGAAAGGTAGAGCTGATGGTGGGCAAAAGCAGTAAGCGCGAAGACCTGCAAATGCTCGCGCTTACTATTGTCTGAACTACCCGTCAGCACTATTACCAGCCAGCAATATTTTTGCGCACGAAGGCTACAAGCTCTTCACTCATGAGTTGATGTTGTGGACCTGTCGGGTGGGCATCTTTACTGTCACCAGGGAAGTGGCCGGCGTGAAAAACGTGAACACGATTACTGCCAACTTGCGTCTTGGTTTTGTTTAGGTAGTTGCGCAGTACTGAGCGTTGAGGCCGCGCTGGGTCGTCGAAATCGTTCACTATGGCACCATCGGTCAGCACGATATGCGCGCCTGGGTGATCGGATAACAGCGTTTGAGTAAAAGCCACATAGGGTGGAACATAGGCCTGTTCTGTTGGCAACGGACCAATACCCAGGCTGAAATCATTTGTGCCGATAGACACAACAATTAAATCAGCTGAGTACTGCGCTTGATTCCATTTTGGGGCGTCGGGCAGTCCGTAGGTTAGCTGATAGTAGTCGGGTGCGTTTTGCTCATCGGTTTTTCCGTTCCAGCTGCGTATCAAGCCACGCCCGCCGTGGCAAACCAATTGCACTTGTGCATTTAGCGCTTCGGCAGTTCTCCATCCGTAGGAATTAAACGCATTCCACCAGCTTGTATTTTTATTGTCCTCTTGGTCACGAATAATGTCCGCTCCTTCTCCGCAGGTGACGGAATCGCCAATAACCAGAATTCGTTTCTTTGGTACGACTTGCGTGAGTAACGCTCCCTGATACAGGACAAAAGCTTTTAGGGTAACAAGGCCGTGCCAAGTTTCCGAGTGGTGGATGATTTCGATATTATGAGGGGTATTATCGAGTTGCTCAAAAATAAGGTACTTATTCAGCTTTGTGTCTAGTTTTATTTTGTGTGTTTTACCCTTATCGATACGAATACCCAAAAAGCTGCTATCGCCGCTGCTTTGTGCGTGAACAAAGACCTGCTTGCTGTTGGTCTTAAATATAACCCCTGCGCCGGGATAGCCAAAAGTCACGGCCCCATCGGTTTGAGACTGTACGCGGCCTATCGTTAAAACGCCTTCGCTTGACGGGAAAATTGTTTTAACGGTGCCGGAAGAGGAGGGATTTATCATAGTATCTGACAGCGCGGGTATTGTGATGGCCATTAGTGAGCAGGTCAGGCAATAGTTCAGTATTTGTGCTGCGTACGTTGTCCCGTTTCGGAAAGTGAATTTTTTCATGGTTATTTCATCAATTCTTCGATAGCCGGTTTGAGTACTTGTGCAATTTTTTTATAGCCTTCGGTGGTGGGGTGAAGGAAATCGGCCATAAGACTATTTGGGATCACACCCCGTTCGTTCACGAATAGGTGCCCAAGGTCATAATAGTAAACGTGTTTATCATCGGCCAACTGCGCGATTAGCTGGTTGGCTGAGGCTACAGCAACCCGATTCCAGCTGGTAGGTTTTTCGTCGTAGGGGAATATCGCCAGCAATAAGATCTTACTGTTTGGGAATAACGTCTTTATTGTGTCGACGTTGGCTTTTACGCCGTTGCTGACTTCTTCCGGTGAATGTTGGCTATGACCGAAATTGTTTACACCAATCATCAGCACTGTTACTTTCGGGTCGACTTTTTCAGTTTTACCATTGTGTAATCGCCAAAGCAGGTGCTGGGTCTGGTCACCACCTATACCAAAATTGGCTGTTGTATAGGCACCGAAAGCCTGGGCGAAGATTTTACTGTTGTCGCCCCAGGTCCAGCCTTGGGTAATGGAGTCACCAAGGAAAAGCAGATCGACATTACCTTGCTTGGCTCGGGCGATATTGGCAGCGTGCTGTTTGTTCCAGTCAGCAATTGACATCCAGTCGTACTCCACCGCTCTTGGTGAGGGGGTATGCGCATATTCAGCAGCGTAGGCGATTATTGCGACACTGTTAATTAGTAACGTTACAATCAAGGTAAGTAGCAGACGAATGTTGGAGGGCAAGTTAAGCTTCATGGCGTCTCTCGGAATGAAAATTTGTGCAGATCCAAATTAGGGAGTCTTTCTGTTGTTTTTGACGACAATTGTGATGTTGATGATATTGGCAAAAGCGCTAAGGTGTAAACGGGTTAGCATTTATAGCTGTAATAGCGATCATAACCCCGCTACACTTTAATTGCAGCTAATCGAACCGGCCGCCACCATCATCAAGATAGACTATAGTTACTGGATGTGATGGCAGTAAAAATTGCATCTGGGGCTATGTGCCCAGCTTGGTCTCAACACTAGAAAAAAATGAAATCCGATGGATAACGAGGCAATAACAAGTCAACAAAACTCGATTCCGATCGAAGACACCTCCCCGGTATCACAGGCTGCTCGCCGCAGGGCGAGTTTGCAGGCGTTTCTCGTTGTCGTGGTGTTCCTTTCTATCGCTGCGCCAGCCGTTATTACCGGTGGTTTTCTTATTTACGAGAATTACCAGCGCACCATTGAACTAGAAAGCCAAGAGGCGGCCGGTAGTTACGCCGACCTACTACAGGCGGGCATGACCATGCCGCTATGGAATGTGGCCCCGTCGCTGGGCAAACCCCTACTCGATACCGTTAAGATTGACCCATCTGTTCTGCGTATCGTTGTACAGGGTGTCGACGGTGAAATATTTCTCGAATACGAAAAAGATGAGTTGTTCAATGCTGAAGAAAGCCTCGAGATAATCCGCGATATCTCTTTTGAAGGCGAACGGTTGGGCTCGGTTGCGCTTCTTTATAGTCTCAAGGCCGCTCGCCAGCGGGCCGCGGCCGACTCGCAGTTGCTACTGACAATCATTATATTCCAATTGATTTTTTCTCTGGGTGTGTTGAGCTTCTTTCTGAGGCGACGCGTAGTACAGCCTTTGATTTCTCTAGAAAAGGCGGCTGTGGGCATAG
The Teredinibacter franksiae DNA segment above includes these coding regions:
- a CDS encoding YceH family protein, giving the protein MKLSIHETRVLGVLMEKGITTPDQYPLSLNGLTTGCNQKTNREPVLSLSEADVQAAIDSLTEKSLVSEVRFGGRVAKYQHRFSGTEFSAFKFNAQQAGILSLLFLRGPQTPGELRTRANRICEFKDVQETEAALSGLMDISGGPFVVRLEREPGRRESRYAHLFCDEAAIKSLVSVSNSGASGTINEPQMTEPVGATVDAELNERVELLELIVEELQNTVADLKTQLDTLS
- a CDS encoding GDSL-type esterase/lipase family protein, with amino-acid sequence MKKFTFRNGTTYAAQILNYCLTCSLMAITIPALSDTMINPSSSGTVKTIFPSSEGVLTIGRVQSQTDGAVTFGYPGAGVIFKTNSKQVFVHAQSSGDSSFLGIRIDKGKTHKIKLDTKLNKYLIFEQLDNTPHNIEIIHHSETWHGLVTLKAFVLYQGALLTQVVPKKRILVIGDSVTCGEGADIIRDQEDNKNTSWWNAFNSYGWRTAEALNAQVQLVCHGGRGLIRSWNGKTDEQNAPDYYQLTYGLPDAPKWNQAQYSADLIVVSIGTNDFSLGIGPLPTEQAYVPPYVAFTQTLLSDHPGAHIVLTDGAIVNDFDDPARPQRSVLRNYLNKTKTQVGSNRVHVFHAGHFPGDSKDAHPTGPQHQLMSEELVAFVRKNIAGW
- a CDS encoding beta-glucosidase family protein, with translation MKVQNLDSSEPFSVRVEALLAQMTLEEKLGQMMQLAARDGDFDSYIERYHLGSYLHAVGDEVVRLQNLNQDRSRLKIPLIFGIDAIHGHCLEDQTTVFPVQLAMACTWNTDLIKQMGQVTANEARASNLHWTFSPVLCMGRDPRWGRTSETFGEDTLLVSTFAAALCEGYQTAEYPLAACAKHYAAYGEASGGRDSADVHVSERVLRNLLLPPFEHLAQSGCKTFMAGYQSLNGEPCSSNIWLMNDVLRKEWGYQGVVVTDWNNCGQMATLQNAAVDLKEAVFQCLQASNDVFMATPDFFDLAKELIAEGRIAESRIDESVRRILKLKFELGLFDELKAPDRKTLLADKNRWDLALQAAQESVTLVKNTGVLPLSSATRRILLVGENADCLRNQLGDWSFIPGMAAYEDTTSHRADTVTLYRALLDYCKRDGIELVYLGADFVGPEREQSDYQYIQQQAAEADVILFCAGDALKQYGEFHDRADLNLPGNQNPAFEILQGSGKPLVSVLLMSKPHCVSRVLDKSDAALVVFNPGAKGGVAIADCLFGSFNPCGRLPISFPRHVGQLPVYYNQSPGWHARLSAHYGGQDAYVDLPSSPLLAFGEGISYSNIEYGEARLSCKHLSAPEKAVELSLSLTNNSDCDAIEIVQLYCQLWIPGVTGPAKQLLKFERICVAAGESSQVVFHLICEDFIVLNRALKKWRYQGKVELMVGKSSKREDLQMLALTIV
- a CDS encoding glutaredoxin family protein; this translates as MTAPNAAMTLDNVVLYHRPTCGFCRRVYHALDNMNLKISGVNVSQDYDARLKLSKEGGKSQVPALHITHSNGRGEWLYESLDIIDYLQQQLS
- a CDS encoding Gfo/Idh/MocA family protein yields the protein MTKPIFAKQPVRWGIIGCGDVTEVKSGPAYQYTNDFILQAVMRRNRDKAEDYAKRHKVADVYDSAEALITADNIDAVYIATPPDSHQAYALQVAQAGKPCCIEKPMAPSYQACVTIQQAFEQRNLPLFVAYYRRTLPRFQQIHTWLTDNAIGSLRQVHWNLTKPPSLQDETAQPNWRTDAKVAPGGYFDDLASHGLDLLCYLLGDITQIFGLSANQQSLYSAKDAIVACWRHNNGVMGSGCWNFGCHDQQDHVTIEGSEGKIRFAVFDDTPVILENSEGRTESLIEHPHHVQLPHVQAMRDTLIEGAPHPASARSAVHTSWIMEQILHP
- a CDS encoding GDSL-type esterase/lipase family protein, yielding MKLNLPSNIRLLLTLIVTLLINSVAIIAYAAEYAHTPSPRAVEYDWMSIADWNKQHAANIARAKQGNVDLLFLGDSITQGWTWGDNSKIFAQAFGAYTTANFGIGGDQTQHLLWRLHNGKTEKVDPKVTVLMIGVNNFGHSQHSPEEVSNGVKANVDTIKTLFPNSKILLLAIFPYDEKPTSWNRVAVASANQLIAQLADDKHVYYYDLGHLFVNERGVIPNSLMADFLHPTTEGYKKIAQVLKPAIEELMK
- the pnp gene encoding polyribonucleotide nucleotidyltransferase; translation: MNPIIKKFQYGKDTITLETGRVARQATGAVLVSMGDTSVLCTVVGAKQAKPGQDFFPLSVHYQEKAYSAGKIPGGFFKREARPSEKETLTSRLTDRPIRPLFPNGFLNEVQVVCTVVSAEKNVDPDIVAMIGTSAALSISGIPFSGPIGAARVGYSQTEGYILNPTYSALAESELNMVVAGTKDAVLMVESEANELPEDIMLGAVLYAHQEMQAVVQAVEELVRDAGKEKWVWEAPAINEELQAAVASGFEDSIGVAYRITDKTKRYDRLSELRSQAIQELVSEDAGIDADDVKKLFAKLEKHIVRTRVVAGEPRIDGRDSKTVRPLHIEVGVLPKVHGSALFTRGETQALVVSTLGSARDAQIIDALEGERKDNFMLHYNFPPYSVGECGRMGATNRREIGHGRLARRGIGAMLPKAEDFPYTMRVVSEITESNGSSSMASVCGSSLALMDAGVPLKAPVAGIAMGLVKEENGFAILTDILGDEDHLGDMDFKVAGTANGVTALQMDIKIEGITEEIMEKALEQALHARLHILTEMNAVIAAPREKLSENAPQYHTMKVDPDKIRDIIGKGGATIRSITEETGATIDIDDDGTVKIFGGDGDSLSGAVTRIEEITAEAEIGQTYPGKVVRIVDFGAFINFLPGKDGLVHISQIAHERVQNVTDYLSEGQEVDVKCLDIDQRGRIKLSIKELLPVPDAAEQGGSDDAE
- a CDS encoding MipA/OmpV family protein — its product is MRYLLFLLILTAATVSAEKLPKIELGVGFATQHLRDYRGSTEAQTQSLPFPFLIYRGERFQADKDAIKGRFLEGDNWELNLSAEGALNGGSGGNSARAGMPELNSAGEIGPSLNINLSGESVDEGWVFRFPVRAVLAVDTSSIEHIGYNANPKFTFRKPDVWRGWNGKVDLGALWATQAYHQYYYGVDDVHVTPERNFYAAESGFSGTYLKTSMKKRVGKFWLGWNLRYDYLGATVFQDSPLMETDHYFSTTFAVSYFFWRSQ
- a CDS encoding mechanosensitive ion channel family protein, with protein sequence MNMENPMEQELQQINEIYTLMTEFLVTYSFQLVGAVLIFFIGFIISGKIGSGIQRLCESRDIDVTLSRFIGSAMRIIMVMMVTIIALGKLGISVTPFVAAIGALTFGISLAAQGLISNYGAGVNIIIGRPFVVGDTISVCDVGGVVTEVTLGYTRLINEDNVIITIPNKHVLGEILHNSSGDTLVEAEVGVAYASDMDRTVSAIREAILQTEGIGEDAIAQVGIDNFGDSSVNIGIRYRVPTTQFFALKFAVNKNIYTALQQANIEIPFPQREVKML